From Geomonas agri, one genomic window encodes:
- a CDS encoding proton-conducting transporter transmembrane domain-containing protein, whose product MTFSGEPATSLGLLLLAVCCQAASGLPLLLAKGSSLAQRAGVALMVMASLAGCAGALGAVFFPVPGTWLLPSGLPFGGLEIGVDALSALFLLPIFIVTGCCAVYGAGYWPVAQHPEHGGKLAFFLGLLSAALTVVLVARSTMLFLMGWEVMALAAYFALTTEDEKQEVREAGVLYLITAHLGALALFATFSLLNAATGAYLFPAPGSLSAAGPMATAIFLTALFGFGMKAGVMPLHIWLPSAHANAPSHVSAILSGVVLKTGIYGMMRVFSAFNDPPLWWGAVVLVLGCISAVLGVAYAIGQHDLKRLLAYHSIENIGIILIGLGMALIGANQGWEALVALGMAGALLHVVNHALFKALLFLSAGSVIHATGTREIDLMGGVARRLPKTALLFLVGAVAICGLPPLNGFVSELMIYLGAFNSIGAAVGLGPSLPALAAPVLALVGGLAVACFVKVYGVVFLGAPRSPEHEGGHEAGIGMLAPMGVIAACCALIGLAPGLVVPVLNGALHEYGRALELQQGIANHVPFVWISILGVAMILLLVVMWIFFARRAARLSVPVAPTWGCGYLRPTPRMQYTASSFGAILVGWFALVLRPVLHREEVKELFPGHASHESHVPETVLEKGYLPFLEYLFEKAQPVRRLQHGKLNIYIFYTFVTLVLLLAITSG is encoded by the coding sequence ATGACCTTCTCCGGCGAGCCTGCGACTTCTCTTGGACTGTTGTTGCTCGCCGTTTGCTGCCAGGCTGCCTCCGGGCTGCCGCTGTTGCTGGCCAAAGGATCGAGCCTCGCCCAGCGCGCCGGCGTCGCCCTCATGGTCATGGCATCGCTGGCCGGTTGTGCCGGTGCCCTCGGTGCGGTCTTCTTCCCCGTCCCCGGAACCTGGCTCCTTCCCTCAGGGCTCCCTTTCGGTGGGCTCGAGATAGGCGTCGATGCACTGTCCGCACTCTTTCTTCTCCCCATTTTCATCGTCACCGGCTGCTGCGCCGTCTACGGCGCCGGCTATTGGCCGGTGGCGCAGCACCCGGAACACGGCGGTAAGCTTGCGTTCTTCCTGGGACTACTGTCCGCGGCCCTCACCGTGGTGCTGGTGGCCAGAAGCACCATGCTCTTCTTGATGGGGTGGGAAGTGATGGCCCTAGCCGCCTACTTCGCCCTTACCACCGAGGACGAAAAGCAGGAGGTGCGCGAGGCCGGGGTGCTCTACCTGATCACCGCCCACCTCGGGGCCCTGGCGCTCTTCGCCACTTTCTCGCTCCTCAACGCCGCCACCGGCGCCTACCTGTTTCCCGCTCCCGGCTCCCTCTCTGCCGCAGGCCCCATGGCCACGGCCATTTTTCTCACCGCCCTATTCGGTTTTGGGATGAAAGCGGGCGTGATGCCGCTGCACATCTGGCTCCCCTCGGCCCACGCCAACGCCCCCAGCCACGTCTCCGCGATTCTCTCCGGCGTGGTGCTGAAAACCGGGATCTACGGGATGATGCGCGTCTTCTCCGCTTTCAACGATCCGCCGCTGTGGTGGGGCGCCGTGGTACTGGTGCTGGGATGCATCTCCGCCGTGCTCGGGGTCGCCTACGCCATCGGGCAGCACGACCTGAAGCGGCTTCTGGCCTACCACAGCATCGAGAACATCGGCATCATCCTGATCGGTCTCGGCATGGCGCTGATCGGCGCCAACCAGGGGTGGGAGGCGCTGGTTGCGCTCGGGATGGCGGGGGCGCTCCTGCATGTCGTGAATCATGCTCTGTTCAAGGCACTGCTATTTCTTTCCGCCGGTTCCGTGATCCATGCCACCGGTACCAGGGAGATCGACCTAATGGGGGGCGTGGCGCGCCGGTTGCCCAAGACCGCCCTTCTTTTCCTGGTCGGCGCCGTCGCCATCTGCGGCCTTCCCCCTTTGAACGGCTTCGTCAGCGAACTGATGATCTACCTGGGAGCCTTCAACTCCATCGGTGCTGCCGTCGGCCTGGGGCCGTCGCTGCCGGCGCTGGCGGCGCCGGTGCTGGCACTGGTGGGAGGGCTGGCGGTGGCCTGCTTCGTCAAGGTGTACGGGGTGGTGTTCCTGGGGGCGCCGCGCTCGCCGGAACACGAGGGGGGGCATGAGGCGGGTATCGGCATGCTGGCCCCAATGGGGGTAATCGCCGCGTGCTGTGCCCTGATCGGGCTGGCGCCGGGGCTGGTGGTCCCGGTCCTGAACGGCGCCCTGCACGAGTACGGCCGTGCGCTCGAGTTGCAGCAAGGGATCGCGAACCACGTTCCCTTCGTTTGGATATCGATCCTCGGGGTAGCCATGATCCTGCTGCTGGTGGTTATGTGGATCTTCTTCGCCAGGCGTGCCGCCCGTTTATCGGTCCCTGTCGCGCCGACCTGGGGGTGCGGCTACCTCAGACCGACGCCGCGGATGCAGTACACGGCCTCCTCTTTCGGGGCCATCCTGGTAGGGTGGTTCGCGCTGGTGCTCCGTCCCGTGCTGCATCGCGAAGAGGTTAAGGAGCTTTTCCCGGGGCACGCGAGTCACGAGAGTCACGTTCCGGAGACAGTGCTTGAGAAGGGGTATCTTCCTTTTCTCGAGTACCTGTTCGAGAAGGCCCAGCCAGTGCGCCGCCTGCAGCATGGCAAGCTGAACATCTACATCTTCTACACCTTCGTGACCTTGGTGCTACTGCTCGCCATCACCAGCGGGTAG
- a CDS encoding PTS sugar transporter subunit IIA: MLMKASEVAALLHQDESTVVKWIKKEKLPATLVHGTYQINRIDLLEWATEHGIKVPPELFEAVQADIDLPSLAQALEAGGIHCGVPGDDKLSVLRNVVNLLELPSQVDPEFLLQVLLAREALGTTAVGDGIAIPHVRNPILLQTKPKPAVSLCFLEHPIDFGALDGIPVRILFLITSPTVKVHLHLLSRLAYALHDQGFRGILNNACDPAAIMDAARRCERGKRS, encoded by the coding sequence ATGTTGATGAAGGCTTCAGAAGTGGCCGCGCTGCTGCACCAGGACGAGAGCACGGTCGTCAAGTGGATCAAAAAGGAAAAGCTCCCCGCCACGCTGGTGCATGGCACCTACCAGATCAACAGGATCGACCTGCTGGAATGGGCGACCGAGCACGGCATCAAGGTGCCCCCGGAACTGTTCGAGGCGGTACAGGCGGACATAGATCTCCCTTCCCTGGCCCAGGCCCTGGAGGCCGGCGGCATTCACTGCGGCGTCCCCGGCGACGACAAGCTCTCCGTGCTGCGCAACGTGGTGAACCTGCTGGAACTTCCGTCACAGGTTGATCCCGAGTTCCTGCTCCAGGTGCTCCTCGCCCGCGAGGCCTTGGGCACCACTGCGGTAGGCGACGGCATCGCCATTCCCCACGTCCGCAACCCGATCCTGCTGCAGACCAAGCCGAAGCCCGCGGTCTCGCTCTGTTTCTTGGAACACCCCATCGACTTCGGTGCGCTGGACGGCATCCCGGTGCGCATCCTGTTCCTGATCACCAGCCCAACCGTAAAGGTGCACCTGCACCTCCTGTCCCGACTCGCCTACGCCCTGCACGACCAGGGATTTCGGGGCATCCTCAATAACGCCTGTGATCCCGCGGCCATCATGGATGCCGCCCGGCGCTGCGAGCGCGGCAAGAGGAGCTGA
- a CDS encoding cytochrome c3 family protein, translated as MALRKYAGYAWNLVSLVGMILAVTATGLIIGFLSYEGITGVEKPYLGLMTYFLFPGMLIVGLILVPLGAYIVREKRRRHPDVEIPPFPRVDFNDAHKRHLFLFFVVASIGFVLIVSVASLKGYEFTESTTFCGELCHQVMEPEHVAWANSPHAKVKCVECHVGPGAAWYVKAKISGMRQLYAVATHTYPETIETPIDNLRPARDTCEHCHWPEKFYAGRQKVFYHYAPNEENTPREINMLINIGGTPKSEHHKGIHWHIGQEVSYIALDRQRMSIPYIAVKEKDGTVTEYMDTEKPLSKADVAKAQKRVMDCLDCHNRPAHVYRSPGVEMDEAFAAKRIDQGLPYLKKTAVEILTRPYKNKEEAKATIAKELPEYYNKNYPQVAKAKAKELAHAVTVVQDIYNRNFFPAMKVSWNTYPNHIGHFYTPGCFRCHDGKHKTAAGKVISKDCNMCHTVLGQKQENIPVTSAPVKQFVHPVDIGDELFKANCSDCHSAGGQDVPGGEKHAKK; from the coding sequence ATGGCATTAAGAAAGTATGCCGGCTACGCCTGGAACCTGGTCAGTCTGGTCGGCATGATCCTGGCCGTCACCGCGACGGGCCTGATCATCGGCTTCCTCTCTTACGAGGGGATCACCGGCGTCGAGAAGCCGTACCTCGGTCTGATGACCTACTTCCTCTTCCCGGGCATGCTCATCGTGGGCCTCATTCTGGTCCCGCTGGGCGCCTACATCGTCAGGGAAAAGAGGCGCAGGCATCCCGACGTGGAAATCCCGCCGTTCCCGCGGGTGGACTTCAACGACGCGCATAAGCGCCATCTGTTCCTCTTCTTCGTTGTCGCCAGCATCGGCTTCGTACTCATCGTCTCTGTAGCCTCCCTGAAAGGGTACGAGTTCACCGAGTCGACCACCTTCTGCGGCGAGCTCTGCCACCAGGTCATGGAGCCCGAGCACGTCGCCTGGGCCAACTCGCCGCACGCCAAGGTGAAATGCGTCGAGTGCCACGTCGGCCCTGGCGCCGCTTGGTACGTCAAGGCCAAGATCTCCGGCATGAGGCAGCTCTATGCCGTCGCGACCCACACCTATCCGGAAACCATTGAAACGCCGATCGACAACTTGCGTCCGGCGCGCGACACCTGCGAGCACTGCCACTGGCCGGAGAAATTCTACGCCGGGCGCCAGAAGGTGTTCTACCACTACGCTCCCAACGAGGAGAACACGCCGCGTGAGATCAACATGCTGATCAACATCGGCGGGACCCCGAAGAGCGAGCACCACAAGGGCATCCACTGGCACATCGGCCAGGAAGTTTCCTACATCGCGCTGGACCGTCAGCGCATGAGCATCCCGTACATCGCGGTCAAGGAGAAGGACGGCACTGTCACCGAGTACATGGACACCGAGAAGCCGCTCTCCAAGGCTGACGTCGCCAAGGCCCAGAAACGCGTCATGGACTGCCTCGATTGCCACAACCGTCCGGCTCACGTCTACCGTTCCCCGGGTGTCGAGATGGACGAGGCCTTCGCGGCCAAGCGTATCGACCAGGGACTGCCGTACCTGAAGAAGACTGCGGTGGAGATCCTGACCAGGCCCTACAAGAACAAGGAAGAGGCCAAAGCGACCATCGCCAAGGAACTCCCTGAGTACTACAACAAGAATTACCCGCAGGTCGCCAAGGCCAAGGCGAAGGAGCTTGCCCACGCCGTGACCGTGGTGCAGGACATCTACAACAGGAACTTCTTCCCGGCCATGAAGGTCTCCTGGAACACCTACCCGAACCACATCGGGCACTTCTACACCCCGGGGTGCTTCCGCTGCCACGACGGCAAGCATAAGACCGCGGCGGGCAAGGTGATCTCCAAGGACTGCAACATGTGCCACACCGTGCTGGGGCAGAAGCAGGAGAACATCCCGGTGACCAGCGCACCGGTGAAACAGTTCGTCCATCCGGTCGATATCGGTGACGAGCTCTTCAAGGCGAACTGCAGCGACTGCCACTCGGCAGGCGGCCAGGACGTCCCCGGCGGCGAGAAGCACGCCAAGAAGTAA
- the era gene encoding GTPase Era has translation MSEKIFRSGFVSIVGRPNVGKSTLLNRILGEKLMITSDKPQTTRNQIKGIHNVPGGQIVFLDTPGIHRAKTRLNKFMVEEALSSVQGVDLILFLVDGAFDPEKEAGMIKEVLSGVESPVILVLNKIDLIPKGDLLGRMAAYGETYPFKEIIPVSAASGDGVEQLVQLVHGLLPEGPCYFPDDILTDVPERFIVAEIIREKIFRLTRDEVPYSTAVVVDSFKERETGVVAIQATINVERDSQKGIIIGRKGDMLKKIGSQARQEIERLLDTKVFLELFVRVSGEWSDNSRMLKEFGYDS, from the coding sequence ATGTCTGAAAAGATATTCCGTTCGGGTTTCGTCTCCATCGTGGGACGGCCGAACGTAGGTAAATCCACGCTGTTGAACCGTATCCTGGGTGAGAAGCTGATGATCACCTCGGACAAGCCGCAGACCACTCGCAACCAGATCAAGGGGATCCACAACGTGCCGGGGGGGCAGATCGTCTTCCTGGACACCCCGGGTATCCACCGGGCCAAAACCCGCTTGAACAAGTTCATGGTCGAGGAGGCGCTCTCCTCGGTGCAGGGGGTGGACCTGATCCTGTTCCTGGTTGACGGCGCTTTCGATCCCGAGAAAGAAGCGGGCATGATCAAGGAGGTCCTCTCGGGCGTCGAGTCCCCGGTGATCCTGGTGCTGAACAAGATCGACCTCATTCCCAAGGGGGATCTGTTGGGGCGCATGGCCGCCTATGGGGAAACCTACCCCTTCAAGGAGATTATCCCGGTGTCGGCCGCTTCCGGCGACGGAGTCGAGCAGCTGGTGCAGCTGGTGCACGGGCTGTTGCCCGAAGGGCCCTGCTACTTCCCGGACGACATCCTGACCGACGTGCCGGAGCGTTTTATCGTGGCAGAGATCATCCGCGAGAAGATCTTCCGGCTGACCCGCGACGAGGTCCCCTATTCGACGGCGGTGGTGGTGGACAGCTTTAAGGAGCGGGAGACCGGCGTGGTGGCGATTCAGGCCACCATCAACGTCGAGCGCGACTCCCAGAAAGGGATCATCATCGGGCGCAAGGGGGACATGCTCAAGAAGATCGGTTCCCAGGCGCGCCAGGAGATCGAGCGGCTCTTGGACACCAAGGTGTTCCTGGAACTGTTCGTACGGGTGAGCGGCGAGTGGAGCGACAACAGCCGCATGCTCAAGGAGTTCGGCTACGACTCGTAG
- a CDS encoding elongator complex protein 3, with protein sequence MRPLLVPFFISHQGCPHRCVFCDQERVAGAAGALPTARQMLGRIEEYHLGAPARQLEVAFYGGTFTALPRRDQESLLFPLQPLLHAGILQSVRLSTRPDAIDPDTARFLKQCGVTTVELGVQSLDPEVLMLSGRGHGASEVELSVASLKEAGIEVGIQLMPGLPGDTPQRSLDTLRRALDLAPAFLRIYPTLVIDGTELALRYRAGSYQPLSLAEAVTLCKEMLAAAGQAGIPVIRFGLQPTSELDSPGVVLAGPYHPAFGQLVESELCFDRMCELLADVPAGSTVTFGAPAGRVSDLVGQKRANLQRLATRYGVAATVREDAKLSPDVISLQWDGLSRHARLF encoded by the coding sequence TTGAGACCGCTGCTGGTCCCCTTTTTCATCTCCCACCAGGGGTGCCCGCACCGCTGCGTCTTCTGCGACCAAGAGCGCGTCGCCGGCGCGGCAGGGGCACTGCCCACCGCCCGGCAAATGCTGGGGCGTATCGAGGAGTACCACCTGGGGGCACCGGCACGGCAACTGGAAGTCGCCTTTTACGGCGGCACCTTCACCGCGCTGCCGCGCCGGGACCAGGAGAGCTTGCTCTTTCCCTTGCAACCCCTTTTGCACGCCGGCATCCTGCAGTCCGTGCGGCTCTCCACCCGCCCCGACGCCATCGACCCGGACACAGCGCGCTTCCTCAAACAGTGTGGCGTGACCACGGTAGAACTGGGTGTGCAGTCGCTTGACCCCGAGGTGCTCATGCTGTCGGGACGCGGCCACGGCGCAAGCGAGGTGGAGCTGTCGGTTGCAAGCCTCAAGGAGGCCGGCATCGAGGTTGGCATCCAGCTCATGCCGGGCCTTCCCGGTGACACTCCGCAACGCTCGCTGGACACGCTGCGACGCGCCCTCGACCTGGCGCCCGCCTTTCTGCGCATCTATCCCACCCTGGTCATCGACGGGACCGAACTGGCGCTGCGCTACCGCGCGGGAAGCTACCAGCCCCTATCCCTCGCCGAGGCCGTGACCCTGTGCAAGGAGATGCTGGCGGCAGCCGGGCAGGCGGGGATCCCGGTGATCCGCTTCGGACTGCAGCCCACTTCCGAGCTCGACTCCCCCGGCGTGGTGCTGGCGGGCCCCTACCATCCCGCTTTCGGACAGTTGGTCGAGTCCGAACTCTGCTTCGACCGCATGTGCGAGCTGCTCGCGGATGTCCCGGCCGGAAGCACGGTCACCTTCGGCGCCCCGGCGGGCCGCGTGTCCGACCTGGTGGGGCAGAAAAGGGCCAACCTGCAGCGGTTGGCAACCCGCTACGGCGTCGCGGCGACGGTTCGCGAGGACGCCAAACTCTCCCCCGATGTCATTTCCCTGCAGTGGGACGGGCTCAGCCGGCACGCCCGCCTGTTCTGA
- the rnc gene encoding ribonuclease III gives MNQKQDDTLAGLEARIKYRFSNPELLQEALTHRTYVNEAGGKDNQRLEFFGDAVLDFLLSDLLLRRFPESREGELTKMRAALVDEVSLGRIAAELELGASLRLGRGEEKGGGRNKRSLLADALEALLAALYLDGGIEAARRLVHDLFEPLLDAPELLSGRDAKTELQEQARNLRRELPRYQLKDATGPDHDRRFTVEVYLGEELMGEGVGRTKKEAEQDAARAATLLLKGER, from the coding sequence ATGAACCAAAAGCAGGACGATACCCTGGCGGGGCTCGAGGCGCGCATCAAGTACCGGTTCAGCAATCCCGAGTTGCTGCAGGAGGCGCTTACTCATCGCACCTACGTCAACGAGGCGGGCGGCAAGGACAACCAGCGCCTGGAGTTTTTTGGGGACGCGGTGCTCGATTTCCTGCTCTCCGATCTCTTGCTGCGGCGCTTCCCGGAAAGTCGCGAGGGGGAGTTGACCAAGATGCGGGCGGCACTGGTGGACGAGGTGAGCCTGGGGCGCATCGCGGCGGAGCTGGAGCTGGGGGCGTCGTTGCGCCTTGGCCGCGGCGAGGAAAAGGGTGGGGGGCGCAACAAGCGTTCGCTTTTGGCCGACGCTTTGGAGGCCCTGCTCGCCGCGCTCTACCTGGACGGCGGCATTGAGGCGGCGCGGCGCTTGGTGCACGACCTGTTCGAGCCCTTACTCGACGCTCCGGAGCTGCTCTCGGGGCGGGACGCTAAGACCGAACTGCAGGAGCAGGCAAGAAACCTGCGCCGGGAGCTGCCGCGCTACCAGTTGAAAGACGCCACCGGTCCCGACCACGACCGCCGCTTCACCGTCGAGGTGTACCTGGGCGAGGAATTGATGGGGGAGGGGGTGGGCAGAACCAAGAAGGAAGCTGAACAGGATGCCGCTCGCGCCGCGACGCTGCTCCTCAAGGGGGAGCGTTGA
- the tmk gene encoding dTMP kinase, giving the protein MGFFITFEGVEGCGKTTQMRLLKERLEAAGEKVVATREPGGCPIADQMRAILLDAKNSAITPLAELLLYAAARAQHVQEVIVPALERGETVLCDRFTDATVAYQGHGRELDLDVIRQLNALATGGVQPDLTVLIDCPVQVGLSRALSRIEATTGAREERFELESIRFHERVREGYLSLAQAFPERFVVVDGSGDVARTEVLVTAALKDRLPQGAR; this is encoded by the coding sequence ATGGGCTTTTTCATTACATTTGAAGGCGTTGAGGGGTGCGGCAAAACCACCCAGATGAGGCTCCTGAAGGAGCGTCTGGAGGCAGCCGGAGAGAAGGTGGTCGCCACCCGCGAACCGGGGGGATGTCCCATCGCGGACCAGATGCGCGCGATCCTGCTTGACGCGAAGAACAGTGCCATCACACCGCTTGCCGAACTGCTGCTCTATGCGGCGGCACGCGCCCAGCACGTCCAGGAGGTGATCGTCCCGGCGTTGGAGCGGGGCGAAACGGTGCTCTGCGACCGGTTTACCGACGCCACCGTTGCCTACCAGGGGCACGGCAGGGAGCTCGACCTCGACGTGATCCGCCAGTTGAACGCACTTGCCACCGGCGGTGTCCAACCCGACCTCACCGTGCTCATCGACTGCCCGGTCCAGGTCGGCCTCTCCCGCGCCCTGTCCCGCATCGAGGCCACCACCGGCGCACGCGAGGAACGATTCGAACTGGAGTCGATACGTTTCCACGAGCGGGTGCGCGAGGGGTACCTCTCGCTGGCGCAGGCCTTCCCCGAGCGTTTCGTGGTGGTGGATGGTTCCGGCGACGTGGCCCGCACCGAGGTGCTGGTAACGGCCGCCCTCAAGGACCGGCTGCCGCAGGGTGCACGCTAG
- the holB gene encoding DNA polymerase III subunit delta', protein MPFTDVIGQDRAISVLKRSIALERVAHAYLFSGIEGCGKKKTALAMIQAVFCGKEDACGVCPSCRKVASGQHPDLHILEPDGAFIKIDQVRELQKELSYRPFEAPKKACIIDGAEKLNLASGNALLKTLEEPPGNALMILITAERSAVLQTILSRCQTLDFQPLPADTIEERLVRDQFPAETARVAASLSGGSLSRALDIAGDGVIEGRVSFLERVFALNLKDINTLFATAEELAADKEGLPGFLELLLSFLRDVLIYRSTPDALANSDLAHLVAREAERCTEAVSIELIEQLVTLRRMLVRNVNARLALEVFFMHLAQR, encoded by the coding sequence ATGCCCTTCACCGACGTCATCGGACAGGATCGGGCTATCTCCGTACTGAAGCGGTCCATCGCGCTGGAGCGGGTGGCGCATGCCTATCTGTTCTCCGGCATCGAGGGATGCGGCAAGAAAAAGACCGCGCTGGCCATGATACAGGCGGTATTCTGCGGCAAGGAAGACGCCTGCGGTGTCTGCCCCTCCTGCCGTAAGGTGGCCAGCGGCCAGCACCCGGACCTGCACATCCTGGAGCCCGACGGCGCCTTCATCAAGATCGACCAGGTCAGGGAACTGCAGAAGGAGCTGTCCTATCGCCCCTTCGAGGCGCCCAAGAAAGCGTGCATCATCGACGGCGCGGAGAAGCTGAACCTCGCCTCGGGCAACGCGCTGCTGAAGACCCTGGAAGAGCCTCCGGGGAACGCGCTCATGATCCTGATCACCGCCGAGCGCTCCGCGGTGCTGCAGACCATCCTCTCCCGTTGCCAGACGCTGGACTTCCAGCCGCTGCCGGCGGACACGATCGAGGAGCGGCTGGTGCGGGACCAGTTCCCGGCGGAAACGGCACGGGTGGCAGCTTCCCTTTCCGGCGGCAGCCTGAGCCGCGCGCTCGATATCGCCGGCGACGGCGTCATCGAGGGGAGAGTCAGCTTCCTGGAGCGGGTTTTCGCGCTGAACCTGAAGGATATCAACACCCTGTTCGCTACGGCGGAGGAACTTGCCGCGGACAAGGAAGGGCTGCCGGGATTCCTGGAGCTGCTCCTCTCCTTTCTCCGGGACGTGCTCATCTACCGTTCCACGCCGGACGCCCTGGCTAACTCGGACCTCGCGCACCTGGTGGCCCGGGAGGCGGAGCGCTGCACCGAGGCGGTCAGCATCGAACTAATCGAGCAACTGGTGACCCTGCGCCGGATGCTCGTTCGCAACGTGAACGCGAGGCTCGCGCTGGAGGTCTTCTTCATGCACCTCGCGCAGCGGTAA
- a CDS encoding PSP1 domain-containing protein yields the protein MAKIVRIQFTTAGKLYDFSAGKANVKAGDRVIVETERGKSIGQVVAGPIEVDDALVPEGTKPVQRLAELADLATLAANTAKEKEAHKFCLARIKERGMDMKLVKVEYLFDGSKAIFYFTADGRVDFRELVKDLAHAFHTRIEMRQIGVRDESKMVGGIGICGRELCCSSYLREFEPVSVKMAKEQNLALNPSKISGQCGRLLCCLSYEFDTYCSLRKGLPKCGKRVQCGCHDGEVVKVNVLEQTVTLKTADDSLVTLKGEDIAPENISDRIKKPPQGKGEQQGGDKGKSQGPGKQRRNRPVDVKERKKEKPQ from the coding sequence TTGGCAAAGATAGTAAGGATTCAATTCACCACCGCGGGCAAGCTCTACGACTTCAGCGCCGGCAAGGCTAACGTCAAGGCTGGGGATCGGGTCATCGTGGAGACCGAGCGTGGTAAAAGCATAGGACAGGTGGTCGCGGGTCCCATCGAAGTGGACGACGCGCTGGTCCCGGAGGGGACCAAGCCGGTGCAGCGCCTGGCGGAACTGGCCGATCTGGCAACACTGGCCGCCAACACAGCGAAGGAGAAGGAGGCGCACAAGTTCTGCCTGGCCCGGATCAAGGAGCGGGGCATGGACATGAAGCTCGTCAAGGTCGAGTACCTCTTCGACGGCTCCAAGGCCATTTTCTACTTCACCGCCGACGGCCGCGTTGACTTCCGCGAACTGGTCAAGGACCTGGCCCACGCCTTCCACACCCGCATCGAGATGCGCCAGATCGGCGTCCGCGACGAGTCCAAGATGGTCGGCGGCATCGGCATCTGCGGCCGCGAACTCTGCTGCTCTTCGTACCTCCGTGAGTTCGAGCCGGTTTCGGTGAAGATGGCCAAGGAGCAGAACTTGGCCCTCAACCCGAGCAAGATCTCGGGGCAGTGCGGCAGGCTGCTATGCTGCCTCTCCTACGAGTTCGACACCTACTGCTCGCTCAGAAAGGGACTTCCCAAGTGCGGCAAGCGGGTGCAGTGCGGCTGCCACGACGGCGAGGTGGTCAAGGTCAACGTACTGGAGCAGACGGTCACGCTGAAGACGGCCGACGATTCGCTGGTGACCCTGAAGGGGGAGGACATCGCCCCCGAGAACATCAGTGATCGCATCAAGAAACCGCCGCAGGGCAAAGGTGAACAGCAGGGGGGCGACAAGGGGAAATCCCAGGGCCCCGGCAAGCAACGCCGCAACAGGCCCGTCGACGTCAAGGAGAGAAAAAAGGAGAAACCACAATGA